One segment of Toxotes jaculatrix isolate fToxJac2 chromosome 8, fToxJac2.pri, whole genome shotgun sequence DNA contains the following:
- the tent5aa gene encoding terminal nucleotidyltransferase 5A: protein MSEDDSSSTTSYMSDTDGSNVSVLNWEQVQRLDAILTETIPIHGRGNFPTLQMQPRQIVKVVRSRMEEKQIHVRDVRLNGSAASHILHEDSGLGYKDLDLIFCADMKGESDFQTVKDIVLDCLLDFLPDCVNKEKITPLTLKEAYVQKMVKVCNDSDRWSLISLSNNRGKNVELKFVDSLRRQFEFSVDSFQIKLDSLLLFYECSENPMAETFHPTIMGESVYGDFSEALDHLRHKIICTRNPEEIRGGGLLKYCHLLVRGFRAASESEMKSLQRYMCSRFFIDFPDIGEQQRKLESYLQNHFVGLEDRKYDYLMTLHGVVNESTVCLMGHERRQTLGLIAMLAVRVLAEQNVIPNVANVTCYYQPAPYVADGNFSNYYIAQVQPVFACQQPAYSTWLPCN from the exons ATGTCAGAGGACGACAGTAGCTCCACCACCAGCTACATGTCTGACACAGACGGCAGCAACGTTAGCGTCCTCAACTGGGAGCAAGTGCAGCGGCTGGACGCCATCCTGACGGAGACCATCCCGATCCACGGCCGCGGAAACTTCCCCACTCTGCAGATGCAACCACGGCAGATCGTGAAAGTGGTGCGCAGTCGgatggaggagaaacagatCCACGTCCGGGATGTTCGGTTAAACGGCTCTGCAGCCAGCCACATTCTGCACGAGGATAGCGGACTGGGCTATAAGGACCTTGACCTCATATTTTGCGCAGACATGAAAGGTGAAAGTGATTTCCAGACTGTGAAGGACATAGTTTTGGACTGTCTCCTGGATTTTTTACCCGACTGTgtgaataaagagaaaataaccCCGTTAACGTTAAAG gaagcctATGTGCAGAAGATGGTGAAGGTGTGCAACGACTCAGACCGCTGGAGTCTCATCTCCCTCTCCAACAACCGGGGGAAGAATGTGGAGCTGAAGTTTGTGGACTCTCTTCGGAGGCAGTTTGAGTTCAGTGTGGACTCCTTTCAGATCAAACTGGACTCCCTGCTGCTGTTCTACGAGTGCTCAGAGAACCCCATGGCCGAGACCTTCCACCCTACTATCATGGGAGAGAGTGTATACGGGGACTTCAGTGAGGCCCTGGATCACCTACGTCACAAGATCATCTGCACCCGGAACCCAGAGGAGATCCGAGGCGGGGGTCTGCTGAAGTACTGTCACCTGCTGGTGAGGGGTTTCCGAGCCGCCTCAGAGTCAGAGATGAAGTCCCTGCAGCGCTACATGTGCTCACGGTTCTTCATTGACTTCCCTGACATCGGTGAGCAGCAGCGCAAGCTGGAGTCATACCTTCAAAACCACTTTGTGGGCCTGGAGGACCGCAAGTACGACTACCTGATGACCCTCCATGGAGTGGTCAACGAGAGTACGGTGTGTCTGATGGGACACGAGAGGCGGCAGACCTTAGGGCTGATAGCCATGCTGGCGGTGCGAGTGCTTGCCGAGCAGAACGTCATTCCCAACGTGGCCAATGTTACATGTTACTACCAACCTGCTCCTTATGTGGCAGACGGCAACTTCAGTAACTACTACATAGCACAGGTACAGCCAGTGTTTGCTTGCCAGCAGCCTGCGTACTCCACCTGGCTTCCCTGTAACTGA